Proteins co-encoded in one Juglans regia cultivar Chandler chromosome 16, Walnut 2.0, whole genome shotgun sequence genomic window:
- the LOC109005505 gene encoding inactive leucine-rich repeat receptor-like protein kinase CORYNE: MEKRGKYTPSFNNDRFFPLLLLLVSFCFHHAAAYCREKTTKHISSQPPPPKFQNGLRNILLSIALGALTGFLGALLFALIVRSVIRYLNRTPLLKCPVIFSPKITPMTLQAALANENHLLGSSSNGKYYRTVLDNGLVIAVKRLEQFPTGSPEKCVKRMIQQELEMLASLRHQNLMSLRAYVRESSGGLSLLYDYVPTGSLEDAMHRVRDNQLRLGWELRLRIAVGVVKGLQYLHFDCESHFLHYNLKPTNVMLDADFEPRLADCGLAKLMPSLDGVTSGYSAPECFQNCRYTDKSDVFSFGMILGVLLTGRDPTDPFFGEPASGGSLGQWLRHLQQAGEAREVLDTSILGEEVEEDEMLMAMRIAVECLSDIPADRPSSDELVHMLTQLHSF; this comes from the exons atggagaaaagaggaaaatacACCCCCTCCTTTAACAACGACAGgttctttcctcttcttttgttGTTGGTCTCGTTCTGCTTTCACCACGCCGCTGCGTACTGCCGAGAGAAAACGACTAAGCACATCTCCTCTCAGCCTCCACCACCCAAATTCCAAAATGGGCTTCGAAATATTCTTCTCAGCATTGCATTAGGAGCACTAACCGGTTTCCTTGGTGCCCTTCTGTTCGCTCTGATAGTCCGCAGCGTCATCCGGTACCTCAACCGGACCCCACTTCTCAAATGCCCCGTCATATTCTCCCCCAAAATCACTCCCATGACTCTCCAAGCTGCTCTCGCCAATGAAAACCATTTGTTGGGATCAAGCTCTAACGGGAAATACTACCGGACTGTGCTCGACAACGGGCTTGTCATCGCGGTGAAGAGGCTCGAACAGTTTCCGACCGGTTCCCCGGAGAAGTGCGTGAAGAGAATGATACAGCAGGAGCTGGAAATGCTTGCCAGTTTGAGACACCAAAATTTGATGAGCCTAAGGGCTTATGTTCGCGAATCCAGTGGTGGGCTTTCTTTGCTTTATGACTATGTCCCGACTGGGAGTCTCGAGGATGCAATGCATAGAGTTAGAGATAATCAGTTGCGGCTTGGGTGGGAGCTGCGCCTGAGGATTGCGGTTGGGGTTGTTAAAGGGCTTCAGTATCTTCATTTCGATTGTGAGTCTCATTTTCTGCACTATAACTTGAAGCCTACAAATGTGATGTTAGATGCAGATTTTGAACCCAGGTTGGCGGATTGTGGGTTGGCTAAGCTCATGCCCAGTTTGGATGGAGTAACTTCGGGCTACAGTGCTCCGGAGTGTTTCCAAAATTGCAG GTATACTGATAAGAGTGACGTTTTCAGTTTTGGGATGATATTGGGTGTTTTGTTAACTGGTAGAGACCCTACTGACCCATTCTTTGGAGAGCCGGCTAGTGGGGGGAGTTTGGGACAGTGGCTTAGGCATTTGCAGCAAGCAGGGGAGGCACGAGAAGTGCTAGATACGAGTATTCTAGGGGAAGAAGTGGAGGAAGATGAGATGC